In Stenotrophomonas sp. 610A2, one DNA window encodes the following:
- a CDS encoding cysteine dioxygenase family protein has protein sequence MNLQSPHPEFAGRQRLLDGIDAALQASDTHSTVAQVQAVLERAIRDPQIVLPACVHAPVHDHYARREIYRSPEHGYSIIAMTWGPGQGTPLHDHDGLWCVEGVWQGSLEITPYRMLERDGERYRFAPRDCLLGCKGSAGNLIPPDEFHTLRNSDTDRIAISVHVYQRVMERSHVFQPIDDAPRWYARECKELGLDA, from the coding sequence ATGAATTTGCAATCGCCGCATCCCGAATTCGCCGGCCGTCAGCGCCTGCTGGACGGTATCGACGCCGCCTTGCAGGCCAGCGATACCCACAGCACGGTCGCCCAGGTGCAGGCCGTGCTGGAACGCGCCATCCGCGATCCGCAGATCGTGCTGCCCGCCTGCGTGCACGCCCCCGTGCACGATCACTACGCACGCCGCGAGATCTACCGCAGCCCGGAACATGGCTACAGCATCATCGCCATGACCTGGGGGCCGGGGCAGGGCACGCCGCTGCACGACCACGATGGCCTGTGGTGCGTGGAGGGCGTATGGCAGGGCAGCTTGGAGATCACCCCGTACCGCATGCTGGAGCGCGATGGTGAGCGTTACCGGTTTGCACCACGCGATTGCCTGCTGGGCTGCAAAGGCAGTGCAGGCAACCTGATTCCACCCGATGAATTCCACACGCTGCGCAACAGCGACACCGACCGGATTGCGATCTCGGTGCACGTCTACCAGCGCGTGATGGAGCGCAGCCACGTATTCCAGCCGATCGATGATGCGCCACGCTGGTATGCGCGTGAGTGCAAAGAGCTGGGGCTGGACGCGTGA
- a CDS encoding LamG-like jellyroll fold domain-containing protein, whose amino-acid sequence MNQKTVLRPTHLACVLGLLLAPLSAVAQSPELLFRVSADKGFVADSAGGDATPNFQDKVSLVDDGAHGRAIQWQDDGVLSWNAPGNIQAERGTLSFFWRSRYAVGETPFVIFRVGYADHSSWDMAWLRIDWNGHGFDAFVTDANLARTRVSFKLDKNPSPEQWQHIAFAWDEDKGVKLFVDGREVAQAATTGDYDAALDQLGLAGRVMAPYQVQSRYNFLRGSDFDEIRVYDRMLDGAGVAALARNAEPRSAESGSASQRAWWHRYGWEGAAPPVLSAPTTSIRKVEFADVKDKLQWMWKGTDGIAETTWPGVYNRSRLPGRNDYFQLPDWNTYVEGGQQLDLTVPEGEHINRIEIRGAAYGELKGTAGTLFKRPQGVVRSVDSFADQVGGALHFHNTAQETPIQEIWGYQVSDAAEPEGTVKQRYQIDSSVLPDYTNIASLRDYIDGRFAPDERSTVMALPKGAGSRKRAADSLPAKPMPIVHVLIPSGVGDAPAAQPLIRSWAHSWENMYDGLDGVAIDIPALDLPATHDGLIPLNIRIKDPIWPARDMIDVSVSVKPGEARTLWLDLRDRILTADSLWISVASAAPGFNASSLDGAEVRLVFKERKEAIKQHVADRFNQVRDNWGFLVEEHTTSKRQRLYSRVYADLSDLLRVDPDHELGRLYWNYISYNSQGKPPFEQPQAPKGVPLWAFRQVEDLKYVRRFVDWWIENRQVAYGDFGGGISDDSDLTQQWPGLALMGVEPERLNRSLTALSDAVYRNGMFSNGLSTIETDELHAYEEGINTNSAMLYLNWGDPLTVERLMETVKAFDEHIILRNPQGNLLFSSNWFGGNKVYREPNWQWQKPYSFPALHPAFLMGEYNADPTGRKLVTGLADGYLAHAYNDDKGRFTLPNEINWATGKTRGGELNQGSGSGDLMHTFWAAWRWTGDAKYLQALDYRVVRGGPGVLSNLGENYVDVLGRQQDWGKQLVADADKGGSGFAAISAWQQTGDKKYLETLHADGIQAKAQREYMNTEGHWWSDRVEAPSEFLQRLRLGGIGLKRNQSWPGHTVSWQFAQPDGAEQVALLVHAPSRERFKVIAYNLGNTPLDATMTGWNIAAGTWRIRSGVDRDGDDVIDGKAEVREVLLEKSVGTQLRFAPKQSQVIEFELVTPGTPVETRADLGIGRGDLKIDGERVLLTVHSLGHVGTGVGYAVLEDARGREVARVAVPALEAPSDLSPRTTTVELVMPAGFKREGANVRVGLDGDGAEVTKLNNRLPLQ is encoded by the coding sequence ATGAACCAGAAAACCGTGTTGCGTCCCACCCATCTCGCCTGCGTGCTGGGCCTGCTGTTGGCACCGCTGAGCGCAGTCGCGCAGTCGCCTGAGCTGTTGTTCCGCGTATCGGCGGACAAGGGCTTCGTCGCCGACAGCGCAGGTGGCGATGCCACGCCGAACTTCCAGGACAAGGTCAGCCTTGTCGATGATGGTGCGCATGGTCGTGCGATCCAATGGCAGGACGATGGCGTGCTGTCGTGGAATGCGCCCGGCAACATCCAGGCCGAGCGCGGCACCCTGTCCTTCTTCTGGCGCTCGCGTTACGCAGTGGGCGAAACCCCGTTCGTGATCTTCCGTGTCGGCTACGCCGACCACAGCAGCTGGGACATGGCGTGGCTGCGCATCGACTGGAACGGGCACGGCTTCGATGCTTTTGTCACCGATGCCAACCTGGCCCGCACCCGCGTCTCGTTCAAGCTCGACAAGAATCCATCGCCCGAGCAATGGCAGCACATCGCCTTTGCCTGGGACGAGGACAAGGGCGTCAAGCTGTTCGTCGATGGCCGTGAAGTCGCGCAGGCGGCAACCACCGGCGACTACGACGCAGCGCTGGACCAGCTCGGCCTCGCTGGCCGGGTGATGGCGCCCTACCAGGTGCAGAGCCGCTACAACTTCCTGCGTGGCAGCGACTTCGACGAGATCCGCGTCTATGACCGCATGCTCGATGGCGCCGGTGTGGCCGCGCTTGCGCGCAATGCCGAGCCGCGCAGCGCCGAGAGCGGCAGCGCCTCGCAGCGCGCCTGGTGGCACCGTTATGGCTGGGAAGGTGCCGCACCGCCGGTACTGAGCGCGCCGACCACAAGCATTCGCAAGGTCGAGTTCGCCGATGTAAAGGACAAGCTGCAATGGATGTGGAAAGGCACCGACGGTATTGCCGAAACCACCTGGCCCGGCGTCTATAACCGCTCGCGCCTGCCCGGCCGCAATGATTACTTCCAGCTGCCGGACTGGAATACCTATGTTGAAGGTGGTCAGCAACTCGACCTGACAGTTCCCGAAGGCGAGCACATCAATCGCATCGAGATCCGCGGCGCCGCCTACGGCGAGCTGAAAGGCACGGCCGGCACTTTGTTCAAGCGTCCGCAAGGCGTGGTGCGCAGCGTCGACAGCTTCGCCGACCAGGTCGGTGGCGCGCTGCATTTCCACAACACCGCGCAGGAAACGCCGATCCAGGAGATCTGGGGCTACCAGGTCAGCGACGCGGCCGAGCCGGAGGGCACGGTCAAGCAGCGCTATCAGATCGACAGCAGCGTATTGCCGGATTACACCAACATCGCAAGCCTGCGCGACTACATCGACGGCCGCTTCGCGCCGGATGAGCGCAGCACGGTGATGGCGCTGCCCAAGGGCGCAGGCTCGCGCAAGCGCGCTGCCGACAGCCTGCCGGCCAAGCCGATGCCGATCGTGCACGTGCTGATTCCATCCGGCGTCGGCGACGCACCGGCCGCACAGCCACTGATCCGCAGCTGGGCGCACAGCTGGGAGAACATGTACGACGGCCTGGATGGCGTGGCGATCGATATTCCCGCGCTGGACCTGCCGGCTACGCATGACGGTCTGATCCCGCTGAACATCCGCATCAAGGACCCGATCTGGCCGGCGCGCGACATGATCGATGTCTCGGTGTCGGTGAAGCCGGGTGAAGCACGCACGCTGTGGCTGGACCTGCGCGACCGTATCCTCACCGCCGACAGCCTGTGGATCTCGGTGGCCTCGGCTGCGCCCGGCTTCAATGCCTCATCACTGGACGGCGCCGAAGTGCGGCTGGTGTTCAAGGAACGCAAGGAGGCGATCAAGCAGCACGTCGCAGATCGCTTCAACCAGGTGCGTGACAACTGGGGCTTCCTGGTCGAGGAGCACACCACCTCCAAGCGCCAGCGGCTGTACTCGCGCGTCTATGCCGATCTGAGTGATCTGCTGAGGGTCGATCCGGACCATGAGTTGGGCCGCCTGTATTGGAATTACATCAGCTACAACAGCCAGGGCAAGCCGCCGTTCGAGCAGCCGCAGGCGCCGAAGGGCGTGCCGTTGTGGGCGTTCCGCCAGGTTGAAGACCTGAAGTACGTGCGCCGCTTTGTCGACTGGTGGATCGAGAACCGTCAGGTCGCCTATGGCGATTTCGGCGGCGGCATTTCCGACGACAGCGACCTGACCCAGCAGTGGCCGGGACTGGCATTGATGGGCGTGGAGCCCGAGCGCCTGAACCGCTCGCTGACCGCACTCTCCGATGCGGTTTATCGCAACGGCATGTTCTCCAATGGCCTGAGCACCATCGAGACTGATGAGCTGCACGCCTACGAGGAGGGCATCAACACCAACAGCGCGATGCTCTACCTCAACTGGGGCGATCCGCTCACCGTCGAGCGCCTGATGGAGACGGTGAAGGCCTTCGACGAGCACATCATCCTGCGCAACCCGCAGGGCAATCTGCTGTTCTCCAGCAACTGGTTTGGTGGCAACAAGGTTTACCGCGAACCGAACTGGCAGTGGCAGAAACCGTATTCGTTCCCGGCGCTGCATCCGGCCTTCCTGATGGGCGAGTACAACGCCGATCCGACTGGCCGCAAGCTGGTCACCGGCTTGGCTGATGGTTATCTGGCCCACGCCTACAACGACGACAAGGGCCGCTTCACCCTGCCCAACGAGATCAACTGGGCCACCGGCAAGACCCGCGGCGGCGAGTTGAACCAGGGCTCGGGCAGCGGCGATCTGATGCACACCTTCTGGGCCGCGTGGCGCTGGACTGGCGATGCCAAGTACCTGCAGGCGCTGGACTACCGCGTAGTGCGCGGCGGGCCGGGCGTACTGTCCAACCTCGGCGAGAATTACGTCGATGTGCTGGGCAGGCAGCAGGACTGGGGCAAGCAGCTGGTGGCCGATGCCGACAAGGGCGGCAGCGGCTTCGCCGCGATCAGCGCCTGGCAGCAGACCGGTGACAAGAAGTACCTGGAAACGCTGCACGCCGACGGCATTCAGGCCAAGGCGCAGCGCGAGTACATGAACACCGAGGGCCACTGGTGGAGCGACCGCGTCGAAGCCCCGAGCGAGTTCCTGCAGCGCCTGCGACTGGGCGGCATTGGTTTGAAGCGCAACCAGAGCTGGCCGGGGCATACCGTCAGCTGGCAGTTCGCCCAGCCGGATGGTGCCGAGCAGGTCGCCCTGCTGGTGCATGCGCCGTCACGGGAGCGCTTCAAGGTGATTGCCTACAACCTTGGCAATACGCCGCTGGACGCGACCATGACCGGCTGGAACATCGCCGCCGGTACCTGGCGGATCCGCAGTGGCGTGGATCGCGATGGTGATGATGTGATCGACGGCAAGGCGGAGGTTCGCGAGGTGCTGCTGGAGAAGAGCGTCGGCACCCAGCTGCGATTCGCGCCGAAGCAGAGCCAGGTAATCGAGTTCGAGCTGGTGACGCCGGGCACGCCGGTGGAGACGCGCGCGGACCTGGGCATTGGTCGCGGCGACCTGAAGATCGACGGCGAGCGTGTGCTGTTGACCGTGCACAGCCTGGGGCATGTCGGGACTGGCGTTGGCTATGCGGTGTTGGAAGATGCGCGCGGTCGTGAAGTTGCGCGGGTTGCAGTGCCTGCATTGGAAGCGCCGTCGGATCTGTCGCCGCGGACGACGACGGTGGAGCTGGTGATGCCGGCCGGGTTCAAGCGCGAGGGAGCGAATGTGCGGGTTGGTCTGGATGGGGATGGGGCTGAGGTGACGAAGCTAAATAATCGCTTGCCGCTGCAGTGA
- the pelA gene encoding pectate lyase, whose translation MRRLWLSTVLLIGAGWSFPAAHAATPRTEAEAENMLLLQTASGGWSKQYQGKAVDYQHVFSADERTALQAPDRLDDANIDNKSTTREIRHLLQVWKDTGNAAYLSAAQRGVDYLLAAQYANGGWPQYYPERSLYRHQITFNDDAMTRVLDLLQDIAEGAPAVAGLPSDYRGKANAALQRGLQNVLATQVRMDGRLSIWAAQYDEVSLQPAKARSYELPSLAVSESVGVLRLLMRQPEPSPQAIEAIEAGLQWLQANALPDLAMRKVEAPQQPSGKDVLVEPLAGARLWARFYDLEQGRPMFVNREGERVARFADIPNERRVGYAWYGVWPEQLLVREWPKWAQRHGRKMPERT comes from the coding sequence ATGAGGCGATTATGGTTGTCGACCGTGCTGTTGATCGGTGCGGGCTGGAGCTTCCCGGCAGCGCATGCGGCCACGCCGCGCACCGAAGCAGAGGCCGAGAACATGTTGCTGCTGCAGACCGCCTCCGGCGGTTGGTCCAAGCAATATCAGGGCAAGGCGGTGGATTACCAGCACGTGTTCAGCGCCGACGAGCGCACGGCGTTGCAGGCCCCGGATCGGCTGGATGACGCCAATATCGACAACAAGTCGACCACGCGTGAGATCCGCCATCTGCTGCAGGTATGGAAAGACACCGGTAACGCTGCTTACCTGAGCGCCGCACAGCGCGGCGTGGACTATCTGCTGGCCGCGCAATACGCCAATGGCGGCTGGCCGCAGTACTACCCCGAGCGCTCGTTGTACCGCCACCAGATCACCTTCAACGACGACGCGATGACCCGCGTGCTGGACCTGCTGCAGGACATCGCGGAAGGCGCACCTGCGGTTGCCGGGTTGCCGTCCGACTATCGGGGCAAGGCCAATGCAGCCCTGCAGCGCGGTTTGCAGAACGTATTGGCCACGCAGGTACGCATGGATGGCCGGCTTTCCATCTGGGCCGCGCAATACGACGAGGTCAGCCTGCAACCGGCCAAGGCGCGTTCCTACGAACTGCCATCGCTTGCCGTATCCGAGTCGGTAGGCGTGCTGCGGCTGTTGATGCGCCAGCCCGAGCCTTCACCGCAGGCCATCGAAGCCATCGAAGCCGGCCTGCAGTGGCTGCAGGCCAATGCCTTGCCAGATCTGGCGATGCGCAAGGTCGAGGCACCGCAGCAGCCCAGTGGCAAGGACGTGCTTGTAGAACCTTTGGCAGGCGCACGGCTGTGGGCGCGCTTCTACGATCTGGAACAGGGACGGCCGATGTTCGTCAATCGCGAGGGCGAGCGTGTGGCGCGCTTCGCGGATATTCCGAACGAACGCCGGGTAGGTTATGCCTGGTATGGCGTGTGGCCAGAGCAGTTGCTGGTGCGGGAGTGGCCGAAGTGGGCGCAGCGGCATGGGCGGAAGATGCCGGAGCGAACGTGA
- a CDS encoding TonB-dependent receptor, whose amino-acid sequence MDRKRRFGKTPVTLLATAIASVLTAPLAFAQSAPAAAEATQLDAVNVTGYRQSLQKSLDEKRYTTEQVDAIFAEDIGKFPDQNLAESLQRIAGVSIDREGGEGQRISIRGLGADFTRVRLNGLEALATAGNGSSGVNRSRGFDFNTFASELFSQVKVNKTQSAQMDEGSLGSTVDLRGSRPFDFAGFQASASAQAGYGELAEKFDPRFSGLISNTWADGRFGALLSGSYSKRNVYEEGYNPVRWEHGNHRNSNQSTAANNGTYGFCSPVGYNPQTPRNPASNETPAGSGSQANQDRNNGWGSYGISATHCGNGLPRPANTPENIAAYETATNAWIPRYPRYIRTAHEIERLGVTGAFQFRVSDDTLLSFDAMYSKLDKEQREDSIGANLHRAANLGGKTQIVVREAEVDAQNRLVYGVFDNVDFRTESSLIEESTTFQQYSLNLEHHFNDAVKLEAVLGHSSSDYERPVFSLVSFDNSNVDGFVMDMRNGGDMPNMTLPFALNDPAAWSWLGYGAVPVNSNGTARGSNISEVRLNPSYVNNAFDTAKIDLQFNINPTFTLRTGLAYKDYDMESEEYRHISYGRLAQALPAGVTVGDLSTTLTGFGKNLSGNVPSGWLIPDFGKIAELLNINCNCDTGVQGGDYRLAGIGHFGASNNNFEVNERSLGGYLQLDFNTELWDRALRGNLGVRVVNTQISASGWAPCNAATSGNNSANCESFFGVASATAAAGERSLVRSVVNHSYQDVLPSLNLAWDVAENVVLRFGAAKTMARPTLAYLSPSVSGGPTGYFDDGRVFAINLGNPKLDPFRSTNYDLSAEWYFGDGGLLSAALFYKDIDSYVQRTRLLTTWGDMGYSLDLLPAGFTADTVFNVQSYYNTPGGPLKGYELSYQQPFTFLPGIWSKFGIQLNYTHVESSIKYMFSSAGNSNTSITTTFTDNDLVNLSPNSYNATLYYDDGKFSARVSTSYRDGYIGEILSQESVWDLDGNQFATPDVTGKNSVRNVDFNMSYKVNKKLSLTFEAINLLDTPDQRYVDSALQMSDRYTVTGRQYYVGARYKF is encoded by the coding sequence ATGGATCGTAAGCGCCGTTTTGGAAAGACACCGGTTACCTTGTTGGCAACCGCCATTGCTTCGGTTTTGACTGCTCCCCTCGCCTTCGCCCAGTCCGCACCTGCGGCCGCCGAGGCCACCCAGCTGGATGCAGTGAATGTCACTGGCTACCGCCAGAGCCTGCAGAAATCGCTGGACGAGAAGCGTTACACCACCGAACAGGTGGACGCGATCTTCGCCGAGGACATCGGCAAATTCCCCGACCAGAATCTTGCCGAGTCGCTGCAGCGCATCGCCGGCGTATCGATTGATCGCGAAGGCGGCGAAGGCCAGCGCATCTCGATCCGTGGCCTGGGCGCGGATTTCACCCGCGTGCGCCTCAACGGCCTGGAAGCATTGGCCACCGCCGGCAACGGCAGCAGTGGCGTCAATCGCAGTCGAGGCTTCGATTTCAATACCTTCGCCTCCGAACTCTTCAGCCAGGTCAAGGTCAACAAGACCCAGTCGGCGCAGATGGATGAGGGCTCGCTGGGTTCGACCGTCGACCTGCGTGGTTCGCGTCCGTTCGACTTCGCTGGCTTCCAGGCCTCGGCCTCGGCGCAGGCCGGTTACGGCGAGCTGGCGGAAAAATTCGATCCGCGTTTCTCCGGCCTGATCAGCAATACCTGGGCCGATGGCCGCTTCGGCGCCTTGCTGTCGGGCTCGTACAGCAAGCGCAACGTCTACGAGGAAGGCTACAACCCGGTGCGTTGGGAGCACGGCAACCACCGCAACTCCAACCAGTCCACCGCCGCCAACAACGGCACCTACGGCTTCTGTTCGCCGGTGGGCTACAACCCGCAGACGCCACGTAATCCGGCCTCGAATGAAACCCCGGCCGGCAGTGGCAGCCAGGCCAACCAGGACCGCAACAACGGCTGGGGCAGCTATGGCATCAGTGCCACCCATTGCGGCAACGGTCTGCCGCGCCCGGCCAATACGCCGGAGAACATCGCCGCCTACGAGACCGCGACCAATGCCTGGATTCCGCGCTACCCGCGCTATATCCGCACCGCGCATGAGATCGAGCGGCTGGGTGTAACCGGCGCGTTCCAGTTCCGCGTTTCCGATGACACCTTGCTCAGTTTCGATGCGATGTATTCGAAGCTGGACAAGGAGCAGCGCGAAGATTCCATCGGCGCCAACCTGCACCGCGCCGCCAACCTCGGTGGCAAGACCCAGATCGTGGTGCGCGAGGCCGAAGTGGATGCGCAGAACCGCCTGGTCTACGGCGTGTTTGACAACGTCGATTTCCGCACCGAATCGAGCCTGATCGAGGAATCGACCACCTTCCAGCAATACAGCTTGAACCTTGAGCATCATTTCAACGACGCAGTGAAGCTGGAGGCTGTGCTCGGCCACTCCAGCTCGGATTACGAGCGCCCGGTGTTCTCGCTGGTGAGCTTCGACAACAGCAATGTCGATGGCTTCGTGATGGACATGCGCAACGGCGGCGACATGCCGAACATGACCCTGCCCTTCGCCTTGAACGACCCGGCGGCATGGTCGTGGCTTGGTTACGGTGCAGTGCCGGTCAACAGCAATGGCACCGCACGCGGCAGCAACATCAGCGAAGTGCGCTTGAACCCGAGCTACGTCAACAACGCCTTCGATACCGCCAAGATCGACCTGCAGTTCAACATCAATCCGACCTTCACCCTGCGTACCGGCCTTGCCTACAAGGACTACGACATGGAGTCGGAGGAGTACCGCCACATCAGCTACGGCCGCCTGGCCCAGGCCTTGCCGGCGGGCGTCACCGTCGGGGACCTGAGCACCACACTGACCGGCTTCGGCAAGAACCTGTCCGGTAATGTGCCCAGCGGTTGGCTGATACCGGATTTCGGCAAGATCGCCGAGCTGCTCAACATCAACTGCAATTGCGATACCGGCGTGCAGGGTGGCGATTACCGTCTGGCCGGCATCGGCCACTTCGGCGCTTCCAACAACAACTTCGAGGTCAATGAGCGCAGCCTCGGCGGCTACCTGCAATTGGACTTCAACACCGAGCTGTGGGACCGCGCCCTCCGCGGCAACCTCGGTGTGCGCGTGGTCAATACCCAGATCAGCGCCTCGGGCTGGGCGCCGTGCAACGCAGCCACATCGGGCAACAACTCGGCCAACTGCGAATCGTTCTTCGGTGTCGCCAGCGCGACGGCTGCCGCGGGTGAACGTTCGCTGGTGCGCTCGGTGGTCAACCACAGCTACCAGGACGTGCTGCCATCCTTGAACCTGGCCTGGGACGTGGCCGAGAACGTGGTGCTGCGTTTCGGCGCGGCCAAGACCATGGCACGACCGACCCTGGCATACCTGTCACCCAGCGTCAGCGGCGGCCCTACCGGTTACTTCGATGATGGCCGTGTGTTCGCGATCAACCTTGGCAATCCCAAGCTCGATCCGTTCCGCTCGACCAACTACGACCTGAGCGCGGAGTGGTACTTCGGTGATGGCGGCCTGTTGTCGGCTGCATTGTTCTACAAGGACATCGACAGCTACGTGCAGCGCACCCGCCTGCTGACCACCTGGGGCGACATGGGCTACTCGCTGGACCTGCTGCCGGCTGGCTTCACCGCCGACACCGTGTTCAACGTGCAGAGCTACTACAACACCCCGGGCGGCCCGCTGAAGGGCTACGAGTTGAGCTACCAGCAGCCGTTTACCTTCCTGCCCGGCATCTGGAGCAAGTTCGGCATCCAGCTCAACTACACGCACGTCGAGTCGAGCATCAAATACATGTTCAGCTCGGCCGGCAACAGCAATACCAGCATCACCACCACCTTCACCGACAACGACCTGGTCAACCTGTCGCCGAATTCGTACAACGCCACTTTGTACTATGACGATGGCAAGTTCAGCGCACGCGTATCCACCAGCTACCGAGACGGCTACATCGGGGAGATCCTCAGCCAGGAAAGCGTCTGGGACCTGGACGGCAACCAGTTCGCAACACCGGACGTGACCGGCAAGAACAGCGTGCGCAACGTCGACTTCAACATGTCGTACAAGGTCAACAAGAAGCTGTCGCTGACCTTCGAGGCGATCAACCTGCTCGACACGCCGGACCAGCGCTACGTGGACTCGGCGCTGCAGATGTCCGATCGCTACACCGTCACCGGTCGCCAGTACTACGTCGGCGCACGCTACAAGTTCTGA
- a CDS encoding carboxylesterase/lipase family protein — protein MPQTPNNPARRSFLQQTTLLAAATSLATLSNTSWANTGSSPIVRIRSGRLAGQTEAGTHVFRGIPYGADTAPRRFQSALQEQAWRGIRDALDYAAAAPQTGSEGPGSEDCLYLNVWTPALRDGGKRPILFYIHGGAYNNGSGSDPLYDGGNLSRRGDVVVVTVNHRLNLFGYLYLAQLGGETFKDSGNVGQLDLIQALQWVRQHAAEFGGDADNVTVFGQSGGGAKIATLMAMPAAKGLFHRAWTMSGQQATAAGPRAATQRAQLVLDHLKADPEALRRMPMQQLLEAVKVRDPSRVENSSLYVGPVLDARNLPVHPFWPQAPQQSATIPMVIGNTHDETRAFLGNDPKNFELSWEELPAKLEAQQYVDLLPSVVIAEYRRLYPQYTPSDVFFAATTAGRSWRGAVEELEARARQGAPTWAYQLDGYDRDGDAAKLRAFHTLDIPLVFHNNTQPGSRTGNGAAMQQLADTMSDALLAFARSGDPNHAGLPHWQQYGLERRQTMLFDTQSRQMDDPRGGERRLYQQAPFIQRGTF, from the coding sequence ATGCCGCAAACCCCAAACAACCCCGCCCGCCGCAGCTTCCTCCAGCAAACCACCCTGCTGGCCGCAGCAACCAGCCTTGCCACACTCAGCAACACCAGCTGGGCCAACACCGGCAGCAGCCCGATCGTCCGCATCCGCAGCGGCCGCCTGGCCGGCCAGACCGAAGCCGGCACACACGTGTTCCGCGGCATCCCCTACGGCGCCGACACCGCGCCACGCCGCTTCCAGTCCGCCCTGCAGGAGCAAGCCTGGCGCGGCATACGCGATGCGCTCGATTACGCCGCAGCTGCTCCACAAACCGGCAGCGAAGGCCCGGGCAGCGAGGACTGCCTCTACCTCAACGTGTGGACGCCAGCACTGCGCGACGGCGGCAAGCGGCCGATCCTGTTCTATATCCACGGCGGCGCCTACAACAACGGCTCCGGCAGCGACCCGCTCTACGACGGCGGCAACTTGAGCCGACGCGGCGACGTGGTGGTGGTGACGGTCAATCACCGCCTCAACCTGTTCGGCTACCTGTATCTGGCCCAGCTCGGCGGTGAGACCTTCAAGGACTCCGGCAATGTCGGCCAGCTCGACCTGATCCAGGCGCTGCAGTGGGTGCGCCAGCACGCCGCCGAATTTGGCGGTGATGCCGACAACGTCACCGTGTTCGGCCAATCCGGCGGCGGCGCCAAGATCGCCACGCTTATGGCGATGCCGGCAGCCAAGGGCCTGTTCCACCGCGCCTGGACGATGAGCGGCCAGCAGGCCACCGCCGCCGGCCCGCGCGCGGCCACACAACGCGCGCAGCTGGTGCTCGATCACCTCAAGGCCGATCCCGAGGCATTGCGGCGCATGCCGATGCAGCAACTGCTGGAGGCAGTGAAAGTGCGCGACCCCTCGCGCGTGGAGAACAGCAGCCTCTACGTCGGCCCGGTGCTGGATGCGCGCAACCTGCCGGTGCATCCGTTCTGGCCGCAGGCGCCGCAGCAATCGGCGACCATCCCGATGGTGATCGGCAATACCCACGACGAAACCCGCGCCTTCCTCGGCAACGATCCGAAGAATTTCGAACTGAGCTGGGAGGAATTGCCAGCCAAGCTCGAAGCCCAGCAATACGTGGATCTGTTGCCGTCGGTGGTGATTGCCGAGTACCGCCGCCTGTATCCGCAGTACACGCCGTCGGACGTGTTCTTCGCCGCCACCACCGCCGGCCGCTCCTGGCGCGGTGCGGTCGAAGAACTGGAAGCACGTGCGCGCCAGGGCGCACCCACCTGGGCGTACCAGTTGGATGGCTATGACCGTGATGGCGACGCCGCCAAGCTGCGTGCCTTCCACACCCTGGACATCCCGCTGGTGTTCCACAACAACACCCAGCCCGGTTCCCGCACCGGCAACGGTGCGGCGATGCAACAGCTTGCCGACACGATGAGTGATGCCTTGCTGGCCTTCGCGCGAAGCGGCGATCCCAACCACGCCGGTCTGCCGCATTGGCAGCAATACGGACTGGAACGCCGACAAACGATGCTGTTCGACACACAAAGCCGGCAGATGGACGACCCGCGCGGCGGCGAACGTCGTCTCTACCAGCAGGCGCCCTTCATCCAGCGCGGTACCTTCTGA